A stretch of Dermochelys coriacea isolate rDerCor1 chromosome 6, rDerCor1.pri.v4, whole genome shotgun sequence DNA encodes these proteins:
- the GLRX5 gene encoding glutaredoxin-related protein 5, mitochondrial: MSGSLCWLRAASLLRGAPLRWGARPLSQAAAGDGGRGSRESVERLVRAHPVVVFMKGNPAQPLCGFSNAVVQILRLHGVQDFQAYDVLQDPDLRQGIKNYSNWPTIPQVYLNGEFVGGCDILLQMHQNGDLVEELKKLGIRSALLDAEKDQDKK, translated from the exons ATGAGCGGTTCTTTGTGCTGGCTGCGCGCGGCCTCGCTGCTGCGCGGCGCCCCGCTGCGATGGGGCGCGCGGCCCCTCAGCCAGGCCGCGGCCGGGGACGGCGGCCGAGGGTCGCGGGAGTCGGTGGAGCGGCTGGTGCGGGCGCACCCCGTGGTCGTGTTCATGAAGGGCAACCCGGCCCAGCCCCTGTGCGGCTTCAGCAACGCCGTGGTGCAGATCCTGCGCCTGCACGGGGTGCAGGACTTCCAGGCCTACGACGTGCTGCAGGACCCCGACCTCCGGCAAG GAATTAAAAACTACTCCAACTGGCCTACCATCCCTCAAGTATATCTTAATGGTGAATTTGTTGGTGGCTGTGACATACTCCTCCAGATGCATCAGAATGGAGACCTAGTGGAAGAGCTTAAGAAGTTAGGAATCCGCTCTGCACTTTTGGATGCAGAAAAAGAccaagacaaaaaataa